A part of Marinomonas rhizomae genomic DNA contains:
- the glgC gene encoding glucose-1-phosphate adenylyltransferase, with protein sequence MDLNTARMKTLSIILAGGRGSRLKQLTDNRSKPAVPIAGKYKIIDFPLSNCINSGMRRIAVLTQYRSHTLNQHVQRGWNFLRSDFNEFIELWPAQQQTGSDWYRGTADAVYQNLSMINDLDSEYILILAGDHVYKQDYSLMLQDHIESGADVTVACIEVPLKEADQFGIMHVDENDNIIAFEEKPSNPPTMPGKPDVSLASMGIYIFNTKFLSENLRSDASDDASSHDFGKDLIPLFVGRSKIKAHHFANSVIDNKNYPDDPYWRDVGTLTAYWEANMDLTRLVPELDLYDEEWPIRTAQYQRPAAKFNYNYEERIGTALNSVVSAGCIVSGSTVEQSILFNNVRVNSYSHVNKSVILPRCDIGRHCRLTKVVVNSDCCIPEGTIIGEDPAADAARFYRNSDGITLVTQEMIEALS encoded by the coding sequence ATGGATTTAAATACGGCGCGTATGAAGACTCTGTCCATTATTTTAGCCGGTGGACGTGGTTCAAGATTAAAGCAATTAACGGATAACCGCTCTAAACCTGCAGTTCCTATTGCGGGTAAGTATAAGATAATTGATTTTCCGCTTTCTAATTGTATCAATTCAGGCATGCGACGTATTGCTGTCCTCACGCAATATCGCTCCCACACTTTAAATCAACATGTTCAAAGAGGGTGGAACTTCCTGCGTTCCGACTTTAATGAATTTATTGAGCTCTGGCCCGCCCAACAGCAAACAGGTAGTGATTGGTATCGTGGCACAGCGGATGCGGTATACCAAAATCTAAGCATGATTAATGATTTAGACAGCGAATACATTTTGATTCTTGCTGGCGATCATGTTTATAAACAAGATTATAGCCTTATGTTACAAGACCATATTGAAAGTGGGGCGGATGTAACTGTTGCTTGTATAGAAGTGCCGCTGAAAGAGGCCGATCAGTTTGGCATTATGCATGTGGATGAAAACGATAATATTATAGCGTTCGAAGAAAAGCCTTCTAACCCACCAACAATGCCTGGTAAGCCTGATGTCTCGCTTGCGAGCATGGGGATTTATATTTTTAACACTAAATTCTTGTCTGAAAATTTACGCTCAGATGCGAGTGATGATGCATCCAGTCATGATTTTGGTAAGGATTTGATTCCGCTATTTGTGGGCCGCAGTAAAATTAAAGCGCATCATTTTGCTAACAGTGTCATCGATAACAAGAACTATCCTGATGACCCTTACTGGCGAGATGTGGGGACGTTGACGGCCTATTGGGAAGCCAATATGGATTTGACTCGTTTGGTTCCTGAACTGGATTTGTATGATGAAGAGTGGCCGATTCGTACTGCTCAATATCAGCGACCAGCAGCCAAGTTTAATTACAATTATGAAGAACGCATTGGTACCGCGTTAAATTCTGTGGTGTCAGCGGGTTGTATCGTATCAGGCTCAACGGTTGAGCAGTCCATTTTATTTAATAATGTCCGCGTAAACTCTTATTCTCATGTGAACAAATCGGTCATATTGCCTCGTTGCGATATTGGGCGACATTGTCGTTTGACGAAGGTGGTTGTTAACTCTGATTGCTGTATCCCAGAAGGTACAATTATTGGTGAAGATCCTGCTGCGGATGCTGCGCGTTTTTATCGAAATTCAGATGGTATTACCCTGGTGACACAAGAAATGATCGAAGCATTATCCTAG